One Brassica napus cultivar Da-Ae chromosome C4, Da-Ae, whole genome shotgun sequence genomic region harbors:
- the LOC125585873 gene encoding uncharacterized mitochondrial protein AtMg00860-like has product MNFKQDHERHLKAVLERLREQKLFAKLSKCSFWQRSIGFLGHIVSDQSVSADPEKIKSIRDRPQPKNATEVRSFLGLAGYYRKFVKGFTSLAQPITQLTGKDVKFAWSEGCEESFSALKNMLTCAPVLILPEADQPYVVYKDAYITGLSCVLT; this is encoded by the exons atgaattt CAAACAAGACCATGAGAGGCATCTCAAGGCGGTGTTGGAACGGCTTAGggaacagaagctctttgctaagtTGAGCAAGTGCAGTTTCTGGCAGAGAAGTATTGGTTTCCTTGGACACATTGTGTCTGATCAGAGCGTGTCCGCAGACCCGGAAAAGATTAAGTCTATACGAGACCGGCCACAACCTAAGAATGCTACTGAGGTAAGAAGCTTCTTGGGATTGGCTGGTTATTACCGAAAGTTTGTCAAGGGGTTCACGAGCCTGGCTCAGCCCATAACACAACTAACGGGAAAGGATGTGAAGTTCGCCTGGTCGGAAGGATGTGAGGAGAGCTTCTCTGCATTGAAGAACATGTTGACCTGTGCACCGGTCCTGATCTTGCCGGAGGCAGATCAGCCATACGTGGTGTACAAAGACGCGTATATCACTGGATTGAGTTGCGTTCTGACTTAA